One window of Robiginitalea biformata HTCC2501 genomic DNA carries:
- the atpG gene encoding ATP synthase F1 subunit gamma, which produces MANLKEIRNRITSVSSTMQITSAMKMVSAAKLKKAQDAITAMRPYADKLTELLQGLSANLDGDSGSQYADVREVRRVLVVSISSNRGLCGAFNSNIIKQSMSLVQGTYGDKQVDFLTIGKKAHDLIRKRHTIISDHSAVYDNLTFEAVEAIAEELMQLFAEGKYDRIDLVYNQFKNAATQIVRTEQFLPIQPAETESSVSADYIFEPSEAEIVEQLIPKSLKTQLFKAIRDSFASEHGARMTAMHKATDNAAELRDQLKLTYNKARQAAITNEILEIVGGAEALAG; this is translated from the coding sequence ATGGCAAACTTAAAGGAAATACGCAACAGGATCACCTCGGTGAGCTCCACCATGCAGATTACCTCTGCGATGAAGATGGTATCGGCAGCCAAGCTGAAGAAAGCCCAGGATGCCATTACCGCCATGCGGCCGTATGCCGATAAGCTTACGGAGTTGCTGCAGGGCCTGAGCGCCAACCTGGACGGGGACAGCGGCAGCCAGTACGCGGACGTGCGCGAGGTGCGCCGGGTACTCGTGGTGTCTATCTCCTCCAACCGGGGGCTGTGCGGGGCGTTTAACTCCAACATCATCAAGCAGAGCATGAGCCTGGTGCAGGGCACTTACGGCGACAAACAGGTAGATTTCCTGACCATCGGCAAGAAGGCCCACGACCTGATCCGCAAGCGCCATACGATAATCAGCGACCACAGCGCCGTCTACGACAACCTGACCTTTGAGGCGGTGGAGGCGATTGCCGAGGAGCTGATGCAGTTATTTGCGGAAGGCAAATACGACCGGATCGACCTGGTGTACAACCAGTTCAAAAATGCGGCCACCCAGATTGTTCGGACGGAGCAATTCCTGCCCATCCAGCCGGCGGAAACGGAATCCAGCGTATCTGCGGACTATATCTTTGAGCCGTCCGAGGCGGAAATCGTGGAACAACTCATCCCGAAATCCCTGAAAACACAGCTCTTCAAGGCCATCCGGGATTCCTTTGCCAGCGAGCACGGGGCGCGGATGACCGCCATGCACAAGGCCACGGACAACGCGGCCGAACTGCGCGATCAGCTCAAGCTCACCTACAACAAGGCGCGGCAGGCGGCCATCACCAACGAGATCCTCGAGATCGTCGGTGGGGCAGAAGCCCTGGCCGGATAG
- the atpA gene encoding F0F1 ATP synthase subunit alpha codes for MAGIKAAEVSAILKKQLSGFEASASLDEVGTVLQVGDGIARVYGLANAQYGELVEFDGGLEGIVLNLEEDNVGVVLLGPSRGVVEGATVKRTQRIASINVGEGIVGRVVDTLGNPIDGKGAITGETYEMPLERKAPGVIFRQPVNEPLQTGVKAIDAMIPIGRGQRELVIGDRQTGKTTVCIDTIINQKEFYDAGEPVYCIYVAIGQKASTVAGIAKTLEDKGALAYTTIVAANASDPAPMQVYAPFAGAAIGEYFRDTGRPALIIYDDLSKQAVAYREVSLLLRRPPGREAYPGDVFYLHSRLLERSAKVIADDDIAKDMNDLPDVLKDKVKGGGSLTALPIIETQAGDVSAYIPTNVISITDGQIFLEQDLFNQGVRPAINVGISVSRVGGSAQIKSMKKVAGTLKLDQAQFRELEAFAKFGSDLDAATLNVIEKGRRNVEILKQAQNDPFTVEDQVAIIYAGSKNLLRDVPVNKVKEFERDYLEFLNAKHRDVLDTLKAGKLTDEVTDTLTAVCRDLAAKYKA; via the coding sequence TCCGCCTCCCTGGACGAGGTGGGAACCGTACTCCAGGTAGGAGACGGTATTGCCCGCGTTTACGGGCTTGCCAACGCCCAGTATGGGGAGTTGGTGGAATTCGACGGCGGGCTTGAAGGCATCGTCCTGAACCTGGAAGAGGACAACGTGGGGGTGGTACTCCTCGGTCCGTCCCGCGGGGTGGTCGAAGGGGCCACGGTTAAACGGACCCAGCGGATCGCATCGATCAATGTGGGCGAAGGCATTGTGGGCCGGGTGGTGGATACCCTCGGAAACCCGATCGACGGGAAAGGTGCCATTACCGGGGAAACCTACGAAATGCCGCTGGAGCGCAAGGCGCCCGGGGTGATCTTCCGCCAACCGGTAAACGAACCCCTCCAGACCGGGGTAAAGGCCATCGACGCGATGATCCCGATCGGACGCGGCCAGCGGGAGCTGGTAATCGGCGACCGCCAGACGGGGAAAACCACCGTGTGTATCGATACGATCATCAACCAGAAAGAATTTTACGATGCGGGGGAACCGGTTTACTGTATCTACGTAGCCATCGGCCAGAAGGCCTCCACCGTGGCCGGAATTGCCAAGACCCTCGAGGACAAAGGCGCCCTGGCCTACACCACCATCGTAGCGGCCAACGCATCCGACCCGGCCCCCATGCAGGTATACGCCCCCTTCGCGGGAGCGGCCATCGGGGAGTATTTCCGGGACACCGGACGCCCGGCCCTGATCATCTACGACGACCTGTCCAAGCAGGCCGTCGCATACCGGGAAGTATCCCTCCTGCTTCGCCGTCCGCCAGGGCGTGAAGCCTATCCGGGGGACGTTTTCTACCTCCACTCCCGCCTGTTGGAGCGCTCGGCCAAGGTGATTGCCGACGACGACATCGCCAAGGACATGAACGACCTGCCCGACGTGCTGAAAGACAAGGTAAAGGGTGGCGGGTCCCTGACGGCCCTCCCGATTATTGAAACCCAGGCAGGGGACGTTTCGGCCTATATCCCTACCAACGTGATCTCGATTACGGACGGACAGATCTTCCTGGAGCAGGACCTCTTTAACCAGGGGGTTCGCCCGGCGATCAACGTGGGGATCTCGGTTTCCCGTGTCGGTGGATCGGCCCAGATTAAATCGATGAAGAAGGTAGCGGGTACCCTGAAGCTCGACCAGGCCCAGTTCCGCGAACTCGAGGCATTTGCCAAGTTCGGTTCCGACCTGGATGCCGCTACGCTGAATGTTATCGAAAAAGGGCGCCGCAACGTGGAAATCCTCAAGCAGGCCCAGAACGATCCCTTTACCGTAGAAGACCAGGTAGCCATTATCTACGCAGGCTCCAAGAACCTGCTGCGGGATGTGCCGGTCAACAAGGTGAAGGAGTTTGAGCGCGACTACCTGGAGTTTTTGAACGCCAAGCACCGCGACGTACTCGATACCCTGAAGGCAGGGAAACTCACGGACGAAGTAACCGATACGCTCACGGCGGTATGCCGCGACCTGGCAGCCAAATACAAAGCGTGA